The following proteins come from a genomic window of Athalia rosae chromosome 1, iyAthRosa1.1, whole genome shotgun sequence:
- the LOC105690778 gene encoding uncharacterized protein LOC105690778: MKTPIVFAISLLALAIFVNAKPHHDDTKPPILGAIDTCLNKLGLTKAQVKEQIKNRSIEKEDCFGACIDKELGVMTADGNIDKAKAAENLPRFVSPENATIIAEACHEEKGENECETSALYRKCIREHVPRPPLKPEMQKVHDDCKEKLSITEEDIDELEKVRDEADEDCFLACIGEGIGYLDENGHPLVEKAVERAPHWAKKEDVEKFMNECASQVAVGDNKCQNAVKSYQCFVEKDLIHGHHYGRWRIRY; encoded by the exons ATGAAGACTCCGATTGTCTTCGCCATCTCTCTTCTCGCTCTTGCGATTTTCGTTAAC GCAAAGCCCCACCACGATGACACGAAACCTCCGATCTTGGGTGCCATAGATACTTGCTTGAATAAACTTGGCCTAACTAAAGCCCAAGTAAAGGAACAGATAAAAAATCGTAGCATTGAAAAAGAGGATTGTTTCGGCGCCTGCATCGATAAGGAATTGGGCGTAATGACAGCGGATGGAAATATCGACAAAGCGAAGGCAGCCGAGAATCTTCCACGTTTCGTATCGCCGGAAAATGCTACAATTATAGCCGAAGCTTGCCACGAAGAGA AGGGAGAAAATGAGTGCGAGACCAGCGCCTTGTATCGCAAATGCATCAGG GAACACGTACCCCGTCCACCATTGAAGCCAGAAATGCAAAAGGTCCACGACGACTGTAAAGAAAAACTTTCCATAACCGAGG AGGATATCGATGAATTAGAGAAGGTGAGGGACGAGGCGGATGAAGACTGTTTTCTAGCTTGCATCGGGGAGGGTATCGGATAC CTTGATGAGAACGGACACCCCCTCGTGGAAAAAGCTGTCGAGAGAGCACCGCATTgggcaaaaaaagaagacgttgAAAAGTTCATGAACGAATGTGCTTCACAAG TTGCAGTTGGGGATAACAAATGCCAGAATGCAGTTAAATCATACCAGTGCTTCGTTGAGAAGGATCTCATTCATGGCCACCATTACGGTCGCTGGCGCATACGTTATTAA
- the LOC105690769 gene encoding protein PBDC1, whose protein sequence is MARVGDVTADQLIAGTSVLSRPAEEFENDPSVEAMWAMKAFEHAEIYFNILCSVDPKLLRLTPHDDLIYKTFRESFPDFKVDKINEEDLKSPEGKAKWRPFCEQFKDVVEDYSFGTLVRADCDGEYSEKNSILTSRIQFYAIELARNREGLNDKIRGKYTPRKITNKS, encoded by the exons ATGGCACGAGTGGGTGATGTG acTGCTGATCAGTTGATCGCTGGAACGAGCGTTTTGTCCAGACCTGCAGAAGAGTTTGAAAATGAT CCTTCTGTCGAGGCCATGTGGGCTATGAAAGCCTTCGAACACgccgaaatatatttcaac ATCTTATGTTCAGTGGATCCCAAACTCTTACGACTCACCCCACATGATGATTTGATTTACAAAACGTTCCGGGAGTCGTTTCCAGACTTCAAAGTCGATAAAATCAATGAGGAAGATCTAAAGTCTCCAGAGGGAAAAGCGAAATGGAGGCCGTTTTGCGAACAGTTCAAAGATGTCGTCGAAGACTACAGTTTTGGCACATTAGTTAGGGCGGATTGCGACGGAGAATACTCAGAGAAAAACAGCATACTCACGTCTAGAATACAGTTTTATGCTATTGAACTCGCTAGAAATAGAGAGGGACTCAATGACAAGATTCGGGGAAAGTACACGCCCAGAAAAATAACCAATAAgtcttaa
- the LOC105690783 gene encoding uncharacterized protein LOC105690783, whose amino-acid sequence MQFSTIALICGFACLSATVSALRMTPGQIVHMKELIGKCFTESGVDPEIIERSKKGEKIDDEKLHCFGACMLQSMGVLGDDGTIFKEAAIAKIPDNFPRDQAIAVINLCSEKKGDNACKTAGYILECLWENKAKPHHDDTKPPILGAIDTCLNKLGLTKAQVKEQIKNRSIEKEDCFGACIDKELGVMTADGNIDKAKAAENLPRFVSPENATIIAEACHEEKGENECETSALYRKCIREHVPRPPLKPEMQKVHDDCKEKLSITEEDIDELEKVRDEADEDCFLACIGEGIGYLDENGHPLVEKAVERAPHWAKKEDVEKFMNECASQVAVGDNKCQNAVKSYQCFAGPHHPHGKLGMEKEIDACLKELEITMDDVRESIENGEADKEDCFGACVGKKVGFVNEEGAIDTEVILAKYPHLPRFMPAKDLLQIIETCAEKKTDNACEFSSIFRLCMENATEEVERPFRKMMEGCNEQFGLPNGHLRNFPGFKEKTKDGCWAACVIKVFELVNEDGSLNVANYLEKFDANNFFPNDNKQFEEIVEKCGKLTGKDACETASMVGKCLFENGVHGVFPM is encoded by the exons ATGCAGTTCTCTACCATAGCGCTTATCTGCGGATTCGCCTGCCTCTCGGCGACGGTCTCT GCACTCCGGATGACGCCGGGGCAGATTGTGCATATGAAAGAATTGATCGGAAAGTGTTTCACGGAGTCCGGCGTTGAtcctgaaataattgaaagatcaaaaaaaggagagaaaatcgaTGATGAAAAACTTCACTGTTTCGGCGCTTGCATGCTTCAATCTATGGGAGTC CTTGGCGACGATGGGACGATCTTCAAAGAGGCGGCTATTGCAAAAATACCGGATAACTTTCCACGAGACCAGGCGATCGCCGTAATAAATCTTTGCTCTGAAAAAA AAGGAGACAATGCTTGTAAAACAGCCGGTTATATCCTCGAATGTCTTTGGGAGAACAAG GCAAAGCCCCACCACGATGACACGAAACCTCCGATCTTGGGTGCCATAGATACTTGCTTGAATAAACTTGGCCTAACTAAAGCCCAAGTAAAGGAACAGATAAAAAATCGTAGCATTGAAAAAGAGGATTGTTTCGGCGCCTGCATCGATAAGGAATTGGGCGTAATGACAGCGGATGGAAATATCGACAAAGCGAAGGCAGCCGAGAATCTTCCACGTTTCGTATCGCCGGAAAATGCTACAATTATAGCCGAAGCTTGCCACGAAGAGA AGGGAGAAAATGAGTGCGAGACCAGCGCCTTGTATCGCAAATGCATCAGG GAACACGTACCCCGTCCACCATTGAAGCCAGAAATGCAAAAGGTCCACGACGACTGTAAAGAAAAACTTTCCATAACCGAGG AGGATATCGATGAATTAGAGAAGGTGAGGGACGAGGCGGATGAAGACTGTTTTCTAGCTTGCATCGGGGAGGGTATCGGATAC CTTGATGAGAACGGACACCCCCTCGTGGAAAAAGCTGTCGAGAGAGCACCGCATTgggcaaaaaaagaagacgttgAAAAGTTCATGAACGAATGTGCTTCACAAG TTGCAGTTGGGGATAACAAATGCCAGAATGCAGTTAAATCATACCAGTGCTTC GCAGGGCCGCACCACCCACATGGCAAATTGGGGATGGAAAAGGAGATCGATGCTTGCTTAAAAGAGCTTGAAATTACGATGGACGATGTAAGGGAAAGTATAGAAAACGGCGAAGCTGACAAGGAGGATTGTTTCGGTGCCTGTGTCGGCAAAAAGGTGGGCTTTGTCAACGAAGAAGGAGCGATTGATACGGAAGTCATTTTAGCCAAGTACCCCCACCTTCCACGTTTCATGCCAGCGAAAGATCTTTTGCAAATAATCGAGACGTGCGCCGAAAAAA AGACAGATAACGCGTGCGAGTTCAGCTCAATCTTTAGGTTGTGTATGGAG AACGCCACAGAGGAGGTGGAAAGGCCTTTCAGAAAAATGATGGAGGGATGCAACGAACAGTTTGGTTTGCCAAACG GTCATTTGAGAAACTTCCCgggattcaaagaaaaaaccaaggaTGGCTGCTGGGCCGCCTGCGTTATAAAAGTTTTTGAACTT GTGAACGAAGACGGCAGTTTGAACGTAGCTAATtatctcgaaaaatttgacgcTAACAATTTCTTCCCCAACGATAACAAACAGTTCGAagagatcgttgaaaaatgtggaaaactGA CAGGTAAAGATGCGTGCGAGACCGCCTCTATGGTTGGCAAATGTCTTTTCGAGAATGGTGTGCACGGTGTTTTTCCAATGTGA